DNA sequence from the Acetoanaerobium noterae genome:
ATCCCGAACACAGCAGTTAAGCTCTTCATCGCCGATGGTACTCGGACCGCAGGGTCCCGGGAGAGTAGGACGTAGCCAATTGACTAACCACAGAAATCATATTCTGTGGTTTTTTAATGCAAAAAAATAGGCGAAATTAAGTATATTACTATTAAGAGATAAGAAATAGAAGATATGTATATAAGTATGTATATATAAGCATGATGTCAAAATGGAAGAAATTTGAAAAATTAAGTGGCTATTAATTAAAAATATGTTGATTTAATAAAAAAACGGTGTTAGTATACTACTTAATAAACTTTTTGCAGGATAAGACATATCCAAGTATAGCAAAATGCTAAAATTTCAGACACAGGAGGAAATATCATGAAAAAATTTAACGTAGCAGTAGTAGGAGCAACAGGTATGGTAGGAAGAATGATGCTCAAAGTACTAGAAGAAAGAGCTTTTCCTATCGAAAATCTATATTTATTCTCATCAGGAAAGTCAAAGGGAACGAAGATAACCTTCTGTGATAAAGAATATACGGTAGAAGAATTAGATGAGCATTCATTCGATAGAAAAATCGATATAGCACTATTTTCAGCTGGAGGAGATGTTAGTAAAATTTATGCTCCTATAGCAAAGTCAAAAGGTACAGTAGTTATAGATAACAGTAGTGCATGGAGGATGGATAAAGATGTTCCTCTTATAGTACCAGAGGTAAACCCAGATGATGTAAAATGGCAAAGTGGAATTATTGCAAACCCTAATTGCTCAACTATACAGTCGGTAGTTCCTTTAGTTAAGCTTCATGAAAGATTTAAAATTAAAAGGATTGTTTATTCTACATATCAGTCAGTATCAGGTTCAGGCGTTGGAGGAATAAAAGATTTAGAAGAAGGCATGAAGGGTCAGTCTCCTCAAAAATATCCTCATCCTATAGCCTACAACTGTATTCCACATATAGATGTTTTTAATGAGGATGGCTACACTAAAGAAGAAATTAAGATGATTAAGGAGACTCAAAAGATACTAGGGGATGAAAGTATAAGAGTTACAGCTACAACAGTTAGAGTGCCAGTAAAATACTCTCACAGTGTATCTATCAATCTAGAGTTTGAAAAGCCTTTTGATCTAGATGAAGTATTTTCACTTCTTAAATCAACTGATGGAGTAGTAGTTGTAGATGATGTAAAAAACAATATATATCCTATGGCTATACACGCAGAAGGAAAAGATGAAGTATTTGTGGGTAGAGTAAGAAGAGATTTCAGTATAGAAAATGGATTGAATATGTGGGTAGTTGCTGACAATATTAGAAAAGGTGCTGCTACAAACTCTGTTCAGATAGCCGAACTATTTTTATAAAACATAAAAATTGTGGAACCGAGTTCCACAATTTTTTTAAATATGAAAAATTTAATTTTTATGTGTTGACACTAATTGAAATCTATCCTATAATCAATTTCAACATTTAAATTTAATATTTCCCAAAAGACTATGAAGAGAAGAGTAAATCAGATTGGTAGTTACAGAGAGCCGCAGATGGTGAGAAAGCGGTACGGATTTTTGATTGAAGAACATCTCAGAGTTGCTAACCGAAAGCCTTGAGTGAGTAGACTTAGTCGGAGCCAGACCGTTATATCTGGTAGATATCGACAGCATTTATTGTCCGTATCGAATGAGGAGGATTCATTAAGTGAATCAATCTGGGTGGTACCGCGAAAAGTCTATTAACCTTTCGTCCCTGTATAGGGATGGAAGGTTTTTTTATTTGCATAAATATATGAATATTCTTAAGGAGGAAATGAAATGGCTGAATTTATGGCTGGATTAAAAAGAACAGTATACTGTAACGTATTAAGAGAAAAGGATATAGATACTAACCAAATAGTAATGGGCTGGGTACAAAGAAGAAGAGATTTAGGAGGTGTAATATTTTTAGATTTAAGAGATAAGACTGGAATCATCCAAGTAGTTATAGATGCGAAAAATGTTTCAGAGGAAGATTTTGAAAAAGCTGAAGGAATAAGAAGTGAATATGTTGTTGCAATTAAAGGAAGAGTAGAAAAAAGAGATGAGGATACTATAAACCCTAACCTAGAGACTGGAACTATAGATATAAGGGCTACGGAGGTTAGAATACTTTCAAAAGCAAAAACTCCACCTTTTATGATAGAGGATGCTAGCTTAGTAAAGGAAGAATTAAGACTTACACATAGATATCTAGATCTTAGAAGACCTGCTATGCTAGAGAATCTAAAGATGAGACAAAAGGTTATATCTACAGTTAGAAATTATCTTATAGAGCAGGATTTTCTAGAAGTTGAAACTCCTATATTAACCAAGAGTACTCCTGAAGGAGCTAGAGACTTTCTAGTACCAAGCAGAATGGATAAAGGGACATTTTATGCTCTGCCTCAGTCACCTCAGATTTATAAGCAGCTACTTATGGTAGGGGGAGTGGATAAATATTTCCAGGTTGCAAAATGCTTTAGAGATGAAGATTTAAGAGCTGATAGACAGCCTGAGTTCACACAGCTAGATATGGAGCTATCATTTGTAGATCAAGAGGATGTAATTGAGCTACTAGAGCATTTATTTAGCAAGATAGGCAGTGATGTACTTAAAAGAGAGTTTAAAACTCCATTTAGAAGACTTACCTATGATGAAGCAATGTCATTATATGGCTCAGATAAGCCAGATACGAGATTTGGCTTTGAAATGGTGGATCTTACAGATATAGCAAAGACTTGTAGCTTTGAAGTTTTTTCTAAGATTGCAAACTCTACTGGCATAGTAAAAGCCATAAATGTAAAAGGTGGAGATAGCTTTACAAGAACTCAAATAGAGGAGCTAACTGAAAAAGCTGTGAGCTATGGCGGAAAAGGAATGGCGTGGATAGCTATAGGTCAAGATAAAGAGCTTAAATCTGTACTGACCAAGTTCTTCAAAAAAGAAGAAATGGATAGTATTTTAGATAAAATGCAGGCAGAGCCTGGAGATCTCATTATCTTTTGCGCTGACAAGGAAGCATCGGTTTACAAGATACTTGGAGGATTGAGATTAGATGCTGCCGATATGCTAGGGCTAAGAAAAAAAGATGATTTTGAGTTTTTAGTAGTAACTGATTTTCCTCTTCTTGAGTGGTCAGAAGAAGAAAAACGTTACGTAGCAATGCATCATCCATTTACTATGCCAAAGGACGAGGATTTTGCACTTATGGACAAAGACCCAGGGCTAGTTAGAGCAAAATCTTATGATATAGTCCTAAATGGAGTGGAGCTTGGAAGTGGAAGTATAAGAATCCATGAGCAGGAGTTGCAAGCTAAAATGTTTTCATTACTTGGGTTTAGCGAGGAAGAAGCAAAAGAGCGCTTTGGCTTTATGCTAGAAGCCTTTGAATACGGAACGCCGCCTCATGGAGGATTTGCATTTGGAGTAGATAGATTAGTGATGCTACTAACTGGGTCATCATCAATCAGAGAGGTAATAGCTTTCCCTAAGATGAGAGACGGCTCTTGCGTAATGATAAGCTCTCCATCTACAGTTAGTGATGACCAGCTAAGTGAGCTAGAGCTATATACAAAAGCTCAAGGAGCAGTAATTAAAAAATCTGAATCAAAATCAGCTGTGACAAAAGAAACTATAGAGTATGTAGCTGACCTTGCTAGAATTCATTTAGATGAATCTGAAAAAATGAGTCTAAGTGAAGATTTAAGTAATATTATAGCTTTTGCAGATGAGCTTTCGAAGCTCGATACTTCTGATACTTTGCCACTAGATCATATACTTCCAGTGTGCAATGTGTTTAGAGAAGATGAGCTAGAAAAATCCTACGATAGAGATGAGCTTCTAAAAAATGCTAAAACAAAAGAAGAAGGATGTTTCTTTGTTCCTCAAATCATAGAATAAGAAGCTTGGAGATAACATAAATTGCATGTGCTTACCATTTGCTTATAACGAAGCTTACAATCAAGCTTAAATTTAAATAGAAAGTCACGAGGTGGATTATGAAAACCAGAATTATAGATATGTCGATAAAGGAGCTGGAATCTGCTCTAGATAAAAGTGAAATATCAAGTGTAGATATAGCTAAGTCATATATAGCTCAGATTGAAAAAGTAGATGATAAAATAGGAGCTTATTTATATATAAACAAAGAGGCTGTAAAACAAGCTGAAGCTTTAGATACTAAAAGAAAAAACGGTGAAAAGCTTGGAAGATTAGCAGGAATGCCAATAGCATTAAAGGACAATATGTGTACTGTGGATATGCCTACAACCTGTGCATCAAAGATGATGCAGGGCTATATGTCTCCATTTGATGCTGAGGTAGTTAAAAGGTTAAAAGGTGAGGATGCCATAATGCTAGGTAAAGTAAACCTAGATGAGTTTGCAATGGGTGGCTCTACAGAAAACTCTTATTATAAAATAACCACAAATCCTCACGATATATCAAGAGTACCAGGTGGAAGTTCAGGAGGTTCAGCGGCTTCAGTTGTATCTCATCAGGCACTAGTAGCTCTAGGCTCTGATACTGGGGGCTCGATAAGACAGCCAGCAAGCTTTTGCGGGGCAGTAGGAATAAAGCCTACCTATGGCTCAGTATCTAGAAGTGGCTTAGTAGCTTTTGCTTCATCATTAGACCAAATTGGACCTATAGCTAGAACAGTTGAAGATGCAGCGCTTACCTTAGAGGTACTGATAGGACACGATGCAAAAGACAGCACTAGTGTTAGATTTGAAAAGCCTAGCTATGAAACAGAGATAAAAAAAGATATAAAAGGCATGAAAATAGCTCTTCCTAGAGAGTTTTTCGAGCAGGGAGTTCAAGCAGACGTAAAAGAGAGCATATTAAAAGCTGCAGAAAAATTTGAAAAGCTAGGCGCTATAGTAGAGGATGTAAAGATAAAAAATCTAGACTATGCACTATCAGCTTATTACATCATCTCATCAGCTGAAGCCTCATCAAACCTTGCTAGATTCGACTCTATCCAGTATGGATACAGAACAGATGAATACGCATCTTTGGAGGAGCTATATAAAAAATCTAGACAAGAAGGCTTTGGAAAAGAAGTAAAAAGAAGAATACTGCTAGGAACCTATGCTCTTAGCTCTGGATTCTACGATGCTTATTATAAAAAAGCTCTAAAAGTAAGAACTCTTATAAAGCAGTCTTATGATGAGATATTTAAGGATTATGACATGATACTATCTCCTGTAGCACCTACTACAGCTTATAAAATAGGAGAGAAGAGAACAGATCCAGTAGAGGCATATATGGGAGATATTTATACAGTGCCTGTAAACATAGCAGGACTTCCAGCGCTTTCTATGAACTGTGGATTCGATAAGGATGAGCTTCCTGTAGGGATGCAGCTTATTGGAAGTACTTTTTCTGAGGACACTCTTTTAAGAGCTGCTTATAACTATGAACAGGCATATAAAGCTGAAATCACAAAGACAGGAGGGGTATACGGTGGCTAAAAAACAATATGAAATGGTAATTGGACTAGAGGTCCATGTAGAGCTAGATACAAACACGAAAATATTTTGCGGATGCAGTACAAAATTTGGAGCAAGTCCAAACACTCAGACCTGCCCAGTTTGCATGGGACTTCCAGGAAGTCTTCCAGTACTAAATAAAAAAGTTGTAGATTATGCAGTAAAAGCAGGTATAGCCACTAACTGCAGTATCACTCCTAGAGGAAAGCAAGATAGAAAAAACTATTTCTATCCAGATTTAGCAAAGGCTTATCAAGTTTCTCAATATGACCTTCCACTTTGCCATGATGGATATATAGAAATAGAAGAAGAAAATGAAAACTACAAAATAGGAATAACTAGAATTCATATAGAAGAGGATGCAGGCAAGCTAATCCATACTGATGGGGGCTCTCTTATAGACTACAACAGAGCAGGAGTTCCACTTATTGAAATAGTGTCTGAACCAGATATAAGAAGTGCTGCTCAGGCTAAAGCCTATCTGCAAAAGCTAAGATCCATAATAATGTACGCAGGAATATCGGATTGCAAGATGAATGAAGGGTCATTTCGCTGTGATGTCAATTTATCAGTAAGAGAAAAGGGAAGCGAAATTCTAGGAACTCGTACAGAAATGAAAAACCTAAACTCCTTTAGCTTCATAGTAAAAGCCATAGAAAGCGAATTCAAAAGACAAATTGAAGTGATAGAATCAGGAGATGAAGTAATTCAGGAAACTAGAAGATGGGATCCAGAGCTAGGAAAATCATTTAGCATGAGAACTAAAGAAGATGCACATGATTATAGATACTTCCCAGATCCTGATCTTGCTCCTATAGTGATAACAAAAGAAAAGCTAAAGGAAATTAAAGACTCAATAGAAGTGCTTCCTGATCAAAGAAAGAAAACTTATATGGATAGCTACGGCCTTACAGCTTATGAAGCAGATAAGTTAGTATCAGAAAAATTTATAGCAGATTTTTATGAAGAGGCAGTAAAAGAAGGTAGTGCAAAGCTGGTAGCTAACCTTATGCTCAGCGAAGTATTTAGACTTCTTGGCAAGGAAGAAGAAGCAGAAAAGATTCCATTTGCACCTTCAAAGCTTGGAGTATTAGCAAAGCGTATAGAAGAGGATGTAATCAGTCAAAGCATGGCAAAGAAAATAGTTGAGCTTCTATGGAAGAGCGATAAAGACGTAGACGAGATAATAGAAAAAGAAGATATGCGTCAGATTACAGATGTAGCTTTACTTGAAGGTATAATATCAAAGCTCATAGCAGAAAACGAAGATATAGTAAGCTCATATAAAGCAGGCAAGGAGAAAGCTTTCCAAGCTTTAGTAGGAAGTGTGATGAGACAAACAAAGGGCAAGGCAAGTCCAAGTCTTACAGCTAAGATTTTGAGTGAGCTAATAACTAAGTAAAAAATACAATGCTATTATAAAATGGACAGCTATGAAAAGCTAAATAAAGATAGCTATATCTTGCAAAAAAAATCATCAACTTGCAAAGAGAAAAATGTTTTCCTAGAAAACAGAACTAAAACGAGTATAGATAAAAACAAAATTTTATGATTAAACTTATTATTTTTGTTCAAAAATACTTGTAAAATGAGTCCTTAGTATATATAATCTATCTTATAACTTTTCTAAACTATAAACGGATAATATTGATTAATGTTCGTGTTTGTCATAATTATCTGCAAGATTTTTTAAGGAGGCTGTCATGAAAGTGAAAAAATTCAAAAGAATTTTAGTCGCTAACCGTGGTGAAATAGCGATAAGGGTTTTTCGTGCATGTAAGGAACTGGGAATTAGATCAGTAGCAATATATTCAAATGAAGATAGAACCTCATTATTTAGAACCAAGGCAGACGAATCCTATCTTGTAGGTAAAAATAAGGGACCTGTAGAGGCTTATTTAGGGATAGATGAAATCATAGGACTTGCATTAAAAAAAGGCGTAGATGCAATTCACCCTGGATATGGATTCTTGTCTGAAAATGCTGAGTTTGCAAGAAAATGCGCTGAGGCAGGAATAGTATTTATTGGACCGACTGGCGAGATGATAGATAGCTTAGGTGATAAAATTCAGTCTAAGATAGTTGCAAAAAAAGCCAATGTTCCTACTATACCAGGAGTAGAAAAACCAATTAAATCAGATGAAGAAGCTAAGGAATTTGCAGCATTTTGCGGTTACCCTGTAATGATAAAAGCAGCAGCAGGCGGCGGCGGAAGAGGTATGCGTATAGTAACAAAGGAAGAAGAGCTACTAGAAGCTTTTCACAGCGCTCAAAGTGAAGCGAAAAAAGCCTTTGGTATAGATGATATATTCATAGAAAAATACTTAGAAAAGCCTAAGCATATAGAAGTACAAATATTAGGTGATACTCATGGTAATATAGTTCACCTCTATGAAAGAGACTGCTCCATTCAAAGAAGACATCAAAAGCTAATCGAGTTTACTCCTGCAGTTTCTCTTACACAGGAAAAACGTGAGCAGATATGCCAAGATGCTTTAAAGATAGCAAAAGCAGTAGATTACTGCAATGCAGGTACAGTTGAGTTTTTAGTTGATAAAAATGGAAACCATTACTTCATAGAAATGAATCCTCGTATTCAGGTAGAGCATACAGTTACAGAGATGGTTACAGGCTATGACATAGTTCAAAGCCAAATATTAGTAGCTCAAGGCTACTCACTAGATTCTCCTGAGGTTGGAATTGCATCCCAAGCAGATATAAAGCCTAGAGGCTTTGCTATTCAGTGCAGGGTTACAACAGAAGATCCATCAAATAACTTTGCTCCAGATACAGGTAAAATAGATGTATATCGTACAGGCTCAGGCTTTGGTATAAGACTAGATGGAGGAAATGGCTTTACAGGCTCTGTAATTAGTCCATACTATGACAGCTTGCTCGTTAAGGTAACTGCTCAATCTAGAACTTTTGAAGATACAATAAGAAAAGCTATACGTTCAATCAAGGAGCTTTCTGTTGCGGGAGTAAAAACAAATACTGGATTTCTAATCAATGTTTTAAATAGAGAAGAGTTTCATAAAGGACTTTGCGATACTCACTTCATAGCTGACAATCCATCGTTATTTGACATAGCACCTAAGACGGACAAGGAGCTAAAGGTACTCAGATATATTGGTGAAAAGGTAGTAAACGAAACAAAAGGAAGCAAAAAGGATTTCGATGTGCCAGTAGCACCTATGCCACCTAGACCTTCAGGGCTTGTGGGAACAAAGCAGATTTTAGATGCAAAAGGTCCAGAGGGCTTAGTATCATGGATTCATGAGCAGAGAAAGCTTCTAATCACAGATACTACTATGAGAGATGCCCATCAGTCACTTATGGCTACTAGAGTAAGAACTAGAGATATGACTCGTATAGCAAGAGCTACATCAGTTTATGGAAATGATTTGTTCTCTCTAGAAATGTGGGGTGGAGCAACCTTTGATGTGGCATATAGATTTCTAAATGAGTCTCCATGGGAGAGATTAGAGGACTTAAGACAAAGAATTCCAAACGTGATGTTTCAGATGCTGCTTAGAGGAAGTAACGCAGTAGGCTACAAAAACTATCCTGACAATGTAATCAAAGCCTTTATAAAGCAGTCTTCAATTTCAGGTATAGATATATTTAGAATATTTGACTCACTTAACTGGCTTGATGGTATGAAGCTGGCAATAGAAGAAGTGAGAAATAACAACAAAGTTGCAGAGGCTTGTATTTGCTACACAGGAGATATTTTAGACGAAACTAGAGATAAATATACTTTAAAATACTATGTAGATATGGCAAAGGAGCTTGAAAGACTAGGAGCAAATATCCTAGGAATCAAAGATATGGCAGCTCTACTTAAGCCTTATGCCGCAGATAAATTAATAAGAGCACTTAAGCAAGAGATTTCTATTCCTATTCACCTTCACACACATGATACTTCAGGTAATGGAGTAGCAACAGTGCTTATGGCAGCTGAAGCAGGAGTGGATATAGCAGATACTGCATTTAACAGCATGTCTGGACTTACTAGTCAGCCTGCACTAAACTCTGTAGTTGCAGCTTTAGAAAACACTTCAAGAGCTACAGGCATAAATCTGGATAATATTGAAGAAATATCTAGATACTGGGAAGCAGTAAGACCTGTGTATGCAAAGTTTGAATCTGATTTAAAATCAGGGACTACTGAAGTATACAAGTATGAAATTCCAGGAGGACAGTATTCAAACCTAAAGCCTCAAGTAGAGAGCTTTGGACTGGGACATAAATTCAAAGAAGTAAAAGAGATGTATAAAAACGTAAATGAGATGGTAGGAGATATAGTAAAGGTTACTCCTTCATCAAAAATGGTAGGAGACTTTGCAATCTTTATGGTTCAAAATGATCTTACTCCTGAAAATATCACTCAAAAAGGACAGGATTTAACATATCCAGACTCAGTAGTGACTTACTTTAAAGGTATGATGGGACAGCCTATGGGAGGATTTCCAAAAGACATCCAAGAAATGGTGCTAAAAGGTGAAGAGCCTGTAACAGTAAGACCAGGACAGCTACTTGAAGAGGAAGATTTTGAAGCTATAATGCTGTATCTTAAAAAGACTCATAAAATAGAGCCTAATATGAAGGATGCCTTAAGCTACGCCCTATATCCTAAGGTGTTTGAGGACTACCTAAAATATATCAAGGATTACGGTGATCTTAGCCGAATGGGAAGCGACATCTTCTTCCATGGACTTTCAGAAGGAGAGACTTGTGAAGTAGAAATAGCAAAAGGTAAAATCCTAGTTATCAAGCTTTTAGAAATAGGTAAGGTTGACAAGGAAGGAAGCCGATTGCTTGCATTTGAAGTAAATGGAAACAGAAGAGAGATAAAAATCTACGATAAAAACAGCGGACAGGAAAATAAAGTTACCTTTACTCAAATGGCTGACCCTGACAACAAAATGGAAATAGGGGCAAGCATACCAGGCACGGTACTAAAGATACTAGTAAAAGAAGGCGAAGTAGTAGAAGAGAAACAAAGCCTAATGGTAGTAGAAGCCATGAAAATGGAGACCAATATAGTAGCTATGCAAGCTGGAAAAATAGAGGCTATCCTAGTAAAAGAGCAGCAGCAAGTAAAATCAGGAGAGCTTCTTATAAAGCTTGAGGAAATATAATCAATAGAGACTAAAAGTCTTTTATAAGTGACAAAAATTAAAAATACCATGCAAAGGTCTTATATAAAAGACTTTTGAGTGGTATTTTTAATACTAAAAATCCTAGATTAAAAAGCATCTGCAAAGCATTAGCGTAGAGCTTAATCTAGGATTTTCTATTGTAAACTACTGCTTTTTTAGTCCGAATTTCAAAATATCTATCATTGCATCAGCACTTTTTAGAAGGTTTTCAAAGTTTTCTTCGCTGACATTATTTGAGTTATCAAAGTAAAATTCAGTTATGGCTATACTCATATGAGTGAGTATCTGAGAGGTTAGGTTTACATCGATGTCATCTCTTAGCTCATTTTTGTCCATGGCTTTTTGGATAAAGGCGTTGAATAAGTCCACTGCACTTGTTGCATTTCTAGATATAATCTTATTTTTTAAATCCTTTGGGATATTCACCATGAATCCAGTTGCTATTTTGGTCAAGTTTGGCTCGGCAGCTGCAAATTTGACACCATTTCTATAGAGCAATCTCATAAATTCAAAAAAATCCATATCCTCAATTTTGTCAAAATCCTTTTCCATAAATTTGATTTTTTCTTGACCTATTATATCTATAATATAGGTGTAGAGGTCTTCCTTATCTTCAAAATACTGATAAAAGCTTCCTTTTGCAATCTTTGCACGTGAAACAATTTGGCTTATGCTGACTTTTTCATAAGGCTTGTTAGAAAATTCATCTATAGCAATATTATATATGTTTTGTCTCTTTTCTTCAGGAAGGTTAAAAAAAGTTTCTTTTGGCATTATATCTCCTCATTTGGTTATATTCTATAATTCTTATAAGTCATGCTATAATTTATAAATTTTTTTGTCAATATATTTTTATTTTTATCTGGAGCATATATGGTAATCTAAGGAAAATGCATGCAGGGGGATGATAGAAGGTGAAGTTTTTTACTGAAGAAGCTTTTAGAAATAAACTCATTGGATTACTGGGAGTACTAGTGCTATTTTTAAGTCAAAACTATGTGGAGGAAGTAATAGGCTCCAAGAACGCATATAAGAGCAATCTATATGTAAATTTTGAGCTATATGTCAATCAGCTTGAGAACCTTGATACCTATCTTACTTCAGTTCAGGAGATAAATAATATCAATGAAATAAGACCAGTATATATAGAAAATTCAGTTATAACTTTGATGGAAAGAAATAGAATGAACATGGCTATAGTTCAGAAAAAATCCGTGGATTCTGAATATTTTTTTGATGCTATCGAAGTGTATTCAGGGGTAAATAAAAATATAGAAGCCGTTATCTCTGATGATAGCGTTTCGGAAAAAGAGCTAATATATATTAAGGAGCTTAGTAAATTTAATAGAGCTAATCTTGAAAATGCAAAGCAGCTAATTGAATATGATAATAACAATTACGATGAAAGAAAAAAGCTGGAAAAAGAAATCTTTGAGATATATGAAGAGCATATTGAGTTTATGAGCAAAGCTTATGAAAAATCGAGCCCAGAGAATTTAAAATTGCAAATGGAAGTAGCTAAAGAGGAAAATAATATTACTAAAGAATCTGTAAGAGAGGAGCTAGCAAAAATCTCTAAAAGAGTTACTGGTTTAGATACGCTTTCATATTTTGCTGAGCCTTATGCAGATGAAAGATATAGCTGGTCATATACTACGAAAAAAGACCCTAAGTCTCTAGATAGAACAGATGAAGATGTGTATACCTTTGAATATGTACTAGCAGAAAATAAAGTGAATTTTTATCAGTCATATAGAATTTTTAATGATGAGCAAGAGGAGTTGACAGAAGATAAGATGAGAGCTCTAGCAGATGAGCACATAAATAAACTAGGCATAGGTGGAGAGTTTGTAAGCAGTGAGAAAAACAAGTATGAATATGTAAGTGAGAATCAAAATAGGGATTTTGATTATATGACTTTTTATTACAATAATAAAGACAATGACATCTACAATGAATCAAGCAATATAGAAGTGAAGGTGGAGAAAAACGGAAGCTTAGATTCGAGCTTTTATTTGGTTACGAGTGAGCCTAAAATAAACTGGGCAGATGAGAGCTTGGTCAAAGAAAAATTTAACAACGAAAGCAAAATACAGTCTATAATAAAGGTAGTAAATTCTAAGAATGAGGGCGAATTTTTGGTTATGACAAAAGAGGAGGATAAGCTGTATATATATGTCTATGATGGAGAAAGTGCAGAGCTTAAGCTGTATGATAAGTTGGACAAAGACAGACACCCTTTTTACCACCGCATATTAATGTAAGAACAATTTAGTTTTTGGGGAGCTGATGATATGGTCAAAATAATACTGATTACTATGAACTTTATAAAATAGCGAACTATCCTCAGAAGAAATCATTAATGATGGTTCTTTTTGACCACTATATTATATTTTGGGATAGGTTATTAATGGAATTATAATAAAAAAGAACTCACAAAATAGTATGATTATTTGTAAAAGGTATATGTTGTGTAATAAAATGGGAAGTATTCTAAGTTTATTTTATGTTACTCTAGCCATAGATATATTTAGTTAACATCAATAAATAAATATAGTATTAATTATAGGGGGAAGATATGAAAGTTTTTTTATCTCATAGTAGTTCAGACAAAGATCATTATGTTAGAGTTGTTTCAAAAAAAATGGAAAGAGATCGAATAATTTATGATGAATACACTTTTGAAGAAGGAGTGAAATCTATTGAAGAAATTGATAGAGGATTGAACAGTAGCGATTTGTTTGTAGTATTTTTATCGGAAAATTCGCTTAATTCTCACTGGGTGAAATATGAGTTATTCAAAGCAAATACACTTCTTACTGAAAGTTCTAAGTTAGAAAGAATATTCCCTATTATTATTGACAACCGTATAAAACATGATGATAAGAGAATTCCTGATTGGCTCAGAGAAAACAATCTTAAAGTTGTTATTTCTCCTAATAAAGCTGTTCAACTTATACATCAAAGATTGATTGAAATGAGTTTTTCAAAACATCCTAAGTTAGCTGAGA
Encoded proteins:
- a CDS encoding TetR/AcrR family transcriptional regulator, whose translation is MPKETFFNLPEEKRQNIYNIAIDEFSNKPYEKVSISQIVSRAKIAKGSFYQYFEDKEDLYTYIIDIIGQEKIKFMEKDFDKIEDMDFFEFMRLLYRNGVKFAAAEPNLTKIATGFMVNIPKDLKNKIISRNATSAVDLFNAFIQKAMDKNELRDDIDVNLTSQILTHMSIAITEFYFDNSNNVSEENFENLLKSADAMIDILKFGLKKQ
- a CDS encoding pyruvate carboxylase: MKVKKFKRILVANRGEIAIRVFRACKELGIRSVAIYSNEDRTSLFRTKADESYLVGKNKGPVEAYLGIDEIIGLALKKGVDAIHPGYGFLSENAEFARKCAEAGIVFIGPTGEMIDSLGDKIQSKIVAKKANVPTIPGVEKPIKSDEEAKEFAAFCGYPVMIKAAAGGGGRGMRIVTKEEELLEAFHSAQSEAKKAFGIDDIFIEKYLEKPKHIEVQILGDTHGNIVHLYERDCSIQRRHQKLIEFTPAVSLTQEKREQICQDALKIAKAVDYCNAGTVEFLVDKNGNHYFIEMNPRIQVEHTVTEMVTGYDIVQSQILVAQGYSLDSPEVGIASQADIKPRGFAIQCRVTTEDPSNNFAPDTGKIDVYRTGSGFGIRLDGGNGFTGSVISPYYDSLLVKVTAQSRTFEDTIRKAIRSIKELSVAGVKTNTGFLINVLNREEFHKGLCDTHFIADNPSLFDIAPKTDKELKVLRYIGEKVVNETKGSKKDFDVPVAPMPPRPSGLVGTKQILDAKGPEGLVSWIHEQRKLLITDTTMRDAHQSLMATRVRTRDMTRIARATSVYGNDLFSLEMWGGATFDVAYRFLNESPWERLEDLRQRIPNVMFQMLLRGSNAVGYKNYPDNVIKAFIKQSSISGIDIFRIFDSLNWLDGMKLAIEEVRNNNKVAEACICYTGDILDETRDKYTLKYYVDMAKELERLGANILGIKDMAALLKPYAADKLIRALKQEISIPIHLHTHDTSGNGVATVLMAAEAGVDIADTAFNSMSGLTSQPALNSVVAALENTSRATGINLDNIEEISRYWEAVRPVYAKFESDLKSGTTEVYKYEIPGGQYSNLKPQVESFGLGHKFKEVKEMYKNVNEMVGDIVKVTPSSKMVGDFAIFMVQNDLTPENITQKGQDLTYPDSVVTYFKGMMGQPMGGFPKDIQEMVLKGEEPVTVRPGQLLEEEDFEAIMLYLKKTHKIEPNMKDALSYALYPKVFEDYLKYIKDYGDLSRMGSDIFFHGLSEGETCEVEIAKGKILVIKLLEIGKVDKEGSRLLAFEVNGNRREIKIYDKNSGQENKVTFTQMADPDNKMEIGASIPGTVLKILVKEGEVVEEKQSLMVVEAMKMETNIVAMQAGKIEAILVKEQQQVKSGELLIKLEEI